Part of the Vicugna pacos chromosome 3, VicPac4, whole genome shotgun sequence genome is shown below.
ATGGAGATGAAACCCAAAGGAGCCCCTGCATAAGTAAAAAGGAATTCAGTAAGAAGTGTTCAAAAGGgagccctcccacactgctgatgagaatgtattttgatgcagccattatggaaaacagtatggagatgcctcaaaaaactaaaagcagacttaccatatgatccagcattcccactcctgggcatatatccagagggaacctaattcaaaaagatacatatgccccaatgttcatagcagcactatatacaatagccaagacacggaagcaacctaaatgtccatcgacagatgactggataaagaagctgtggtctatctatacagtagaatattactcagtgataaaaaagaataaaataatgccatttgcagcaacatggatggacctggagatcaacattctaagtgaagtgagccagaaagagaaagaataccatatggtatcactcatatgtggaatcaaaaaaaaaaaaaaagaaaaaggacacttatgaactcatctacaaaacagaaacagactcgcagacacagtaaacaatcttagagttaccagggaaagggggtgggaagagataaatttgggagtttgaaatttacaaatgttagccacagtacataaaaatagattttaaaaagtttctgctgtatagcacagggaactatgttcaatatcttgcaataatctttaataagaatatgaaagtgaatatatatatgtatatgtatgactgggacattgttctgtacactggaaatcgacacgttgtaactgaaggtacttcaattaaaaaaagagagaaatgttgCCAAGAGCAAGGGATATTTAATATGAAGTATCTGGAAGAAGTAGGGAGTTGAGCATATGGGGATGGGAGCAACttctggcagaaggaacagcatataTAAAGCCCTGGGTGATAAACAATGGCCCATTTGGGAACAGCTAAGGTCAGAGGTAGACATGTGAAGAGGAAGATTTGTGGCAGGACAAGAGACTGGAGACGAAACAAGAACAAAGATTTTAAGGTCTTATTGGCTAAAGCATTAATTTTGAACTTAACCTGAAAACATCACAGAACCACTTACAAGTAgcaacaaattcttttttttaagaaaataactgATAACTAGGGTAGAGGCTTGGTTGTAGAGAAACAGATTAGGTAGCTGTAGAACAGTCCTGAAGAGAAATGATGCAAACTGAAGGCAAGATGGATTTGGAGTAGGAGCTGAAGAGGAATATCCTAGAATTCACCAGGTTTCTGACTTGAGTAGCTGGGTCATGCCATAACCAAGGCAAGGTAATGGAGGAGTTTGGGGGTATATTGCATGCGAGGTGTCTCTGGGCATCCAGGCAGAATTGTCCTTAAAAGCTCTGGAGATTTATATAGAGATGGATATGCTGTTTGGTGTTCTAGAAAGGTCAGGCTGGAAATGATGTTTGGCTGCCATTGGTATACAGATAATAAGGCAGTTGAAGCTGTAGATGTGGATATAGTCATCTGGGGAAAGCTTTATAGTGTAAGGTATTCATGATATGGGGTCCATGACCAGCATTTCTTATcatcatgtgtatgtgtatacatgcacATGTGGCTATTTCTCCAAGAAGAGCCATACTTTCATCAGTCTCTATTGGATCTAAACTTTAAAAACTTAAGGGGAGAAGAAGCCAAGGACACGAGCACTGAAAGGACAGATGGGGTAGCAGAGTCCTCCAAGTCAGTTGGAGCTGATGCTAGACAATGAGCATGGGAGGCACTTCAGAAGCTCTGGATCTCAGATGCTGAATGCAGACAGGGTAGGTGCACAGGATGTAAGACTGCAAGGGCCCTTAGAAGACCACTGAGTCCAACTCCTCCACCCTGCGAGGTGGGTATGAGTTTTGGGGCAGAATGCCCAGGATTACAGAAGTACTGCAAAAGACTGAAAACTGTCCTTAACCCTATACACCCACACTCCCACTTCTACAGAGTTGAGAAGTAGAAGGGGGAGGACATCCCAAAAGAGGCTCATGGCAGATACGGGGAAAGGGTGGTGGTGCAGATCATTTCTCACAAAAGGTTGTGCTCCAGTAGGAACTGCACTCCCATTTCTCTCACCTAGTCGGAATAAGGTATCAGCCTCAATTTGCTGATGGGAAAAAATGTGGCTCAAAATTCACTGCTCAAAATTCAATGTTAGGGCATTAGTAAAAACATGAGCCAGATTTGGATTTTGATTCCAACACAGTACGTAATGGGAATCATGCAAATGGGAACTGAAAGTGTCTTCAAGCAATCTAGACCTCTTCCCCTCTGGATGGAAAAACTGAATCCCCAAAGGGttaactgactcaggatcacaaaGCATAAAGGAAAGAATTGGGTCTTTTTATACTTTATGGCTTTCTGTAAGGAGAGAGCCTTCCatcttatttatatttacttttttatatatatatacacacacacacacatttataattgtgtgtgtgtgtgtgtgtgtgtgtgtgtgtataaattgaTGACTAGCTCACCCTCCAAATGTAAAGATGTGGTATTTTAAAGCTCACTGGTGTTAGGTcatctaaatatatattttagttagAACCTCCCCTCCATGAACTTAAATAATTTAGACACAGTAATATTTTATTAGAATAGCAATTTATTGGCAGAAAAATGACATGACACCTCTAGACCTCAACACATATAAGACCTTATATAATAAACATCACAAACATATTCCTCCAGAAGAAAAGGATCTGCTATATTAATCAACTCCCTCTCTCCCGCAATAGGCTGTAATCCATCAATAACTCATCCTCATCCCATAGAGGGTTAGGCATGATTTATATGGAATAACATCAAGGCACttgctttaattaaaaaagatatatgTGGTATAAAACATATTCCTAAAAGTCATTAGCCTCGACTAATTGGGAAAAAAGGGCAGTATACTTTTTAGTTAACGGACAAGAATGAGAATTTAAGTTCATTCAACTACCACCCTGAATTTGTCTTGATTTGCATATAAAATTGCAAAGGAGATTAAAAAAGTTAGTGTTTTATATAGATTGGTTTGCTCACACTAATTTTTGAGAAATCATGGCAGCACCAAGAACTCAAACAGTAATTTCCCAACTGATTTGAACTGAAAAGCAAGAGCAGTTTCATTCCATGGAACATTACTTTGAGGATGGACAATGGCAGTGGGGAAGGAGAACCTCCTTAAAGTTTCTTAGAACTGCAGTTAAAAATCCTTTCTGCCTAAGGCTGCCTGTCTGTTTGCCAAGTAAAAAAACCTTCAGTTAGAAAATTCTGTCATTGATATTTTACAGTAAGATTATAATTATTTGGCTGATTTCAGAGCCATAACTGAAGTCCAAGAAAGGTTATATAAGGTTCCAGTGTAGCTTTACAAACATGGTATATCCAGTAAAAGCACGTAGTGTCCTTCATTGTTCCAGTTTTCTTAATTCAGTTTATCTCCTACGTTTAATTCAAGGTCTCCTAGTTAGCTTTACATcactaagagaaaaataaaatacacaaaaatccaCTACTTGGTATAATGTTTATTTAACTTCCCTAACTGTATTTAAcatgtttactttaaaataaattttaaaaatatagttagggaaaaaaattaccttATAAAAATAGATCTCCCCCACTCCCACATCTAAATTCTCCATTTCTAAAGttactaacattaaaaaaaacccaaaaccctaaAATTGTATACTTACAGTATTGCAATAGTATTTTACTTTAATAATAGGCTATAACAGACTAGCTGTTATATTATTTTGGCCTACTTGAGTGTTATTAGCACTCCAATGAATGATTCCATTCATGATtatctaaaatacatatatatatatatacatacatatatatatatatacatatatatatatatatatatatatatataaaagcctAATCAGTTCACAATATAAAAGCTTTCTAGatccaattttttctttttgcagtttTTAAAGCCATTTCAAATAAGGCACCACtaaaacagataaaatattaaaagaaaaaaagacattaaagataaagaacagaaaaattaagcaaaGTAATATCACTGTGCAATCATTCCTTGAATAGACCAGGGCATCAATGCCTCCTTGTTTGCATCAGTTGTCTGCCTCCCACTCAGCCCTCAGCCCAGGCTAAGCTTTAACCAAGTGCCCCTGTGTATTACCTAGTAGAGTTACCACGGGTTTAGTACTACTGTCCCGGCACCTGGCCCTAGACTCCTGCATAGATCCTTAAGAAGTGTTAAGAGTTAATTGTCTACCTTGATGCTATGGCTCACCTATAGCAATAGATAGCAGAAAATAATCCATTAAGAACATTAATAAGCATCACAGAGCTTGAATTCACCATTTATCATTGTAACTTCTAGGCTCAAATTAACTTCCCAAGAAATTCATTATAGACTTTTTCTCACTTTTACATTAAGATCATGGCTAACACCCAATATAttcttaaatgacaaattactaACAGAATACCTCTGCAGATAACTACTATTCTTGTTAAAATGTGGTCATCAACATTAAAAGAgtctaatgaactcatctaacACCAATGACACATATTTAAAGATCACCATTTACCATACTGTAGATTTACCAACAAATTTTGGCTTCAATGTCTACTATCGTTTAAAAGCTAAGTCGGACTATCCAAACcttgttttcctttgctgcttcttaaaaaaaaaaaagtcaactagACACCTGCCAGTTTTACCACCATCAGACTACAGGCACTCAATCTAGTGCTCTAGAGTACATCAACCAAGGTACTTACCCCAACCTTAGCTACCAGGTGCCCCTCCCCTTCTAGGAACAATCCAGTCTGACCTTGCTCTCAAACTAAGGTGCAGCAGAAGTGTGGCTCTTTCTCCTGATCTCCTTATTGTTGTGTGGGGCTAACCAAGAATTGGATCCTATTCATCTGAgtccctttctttcctccctcggTTGGTCAGATAGTCTTTTCAATGGTCTATTCCATTCACCTGTCTCTTGAATATTatccttaatctctctgtgcaCTGGCAAACTCCATCCCTCTGGTTGTAAGAGTTTTAACCATCAATAGTATACacactacatttcaattaaatggacattttaatatattcagaATTTTGTACATCTGTCAATAAGCAATGAGAATATGCTTCATTTAGATTCTACAATTTAGAGTAAGCAAGATATTTCCGTATcaataaaatgtgtaaaatatcACTTAATGACTAAAGTCCAAGTCCTTGagtaagaaagcaaatgaaaacatTAGTTTTGTTTGTGAATTAGGCTTTGGTTTCAGGTTTGActcctttaaaaaattagcagTCAAAAAAGCTGAACAATGTGTAAGTGCTGGTAGACCTCAATCCAAGCAGAGAAGAAGGTGAGATATAAATTATAGTGATACCTTAAATGTTTTTACAAATGGCTTCTAAAAGCAGAAtctcttatttgtttgtttgtttgtttgtataggTGGGAGAAGAATAAACCAGCACACAATTCAAGAATTTGCTAATTGTATAAAGTTCCAGAACTATTTATACCCACATATGGACAGAAATGTCAGGTAAAGATCAAATCCTGTTACTTTGTTCTTCAAAGAGATTTTCCAAATTCTTtggactgactttttttttttttttgctgcactTGTTTTTTCTAAATTAGTCATCGTGAACATGTACTCACTACTCCATCAATGGCATTAGATATCTATAATGGTATGGATTCAGACCTGGCTTGGGGGAAGGACGAGAGAGAGTAAAAACAAATGACAGACAAAGACACAGTAATTTTACCATTGCTAGTCATAAGACTAGatagaaaatgcaaatattggctaaaaataaacaaaaaccacacAAATACAAACAGTAGTTAACATTTCTGAGACTCTAGACTTAAGTCCTAAAAGGATGTCAAAATTCAGGACACTATTACATTTAATCATGTAATGACCTCAAAGATAGAAATGCAGCTCCCAAGGAACAGCTTTGTTTTAATACGGAAAGGCATTTTCCATGTAAACTGATGGGCAGATTTCTACCAAAAGAAAATCAACACTTGACAGTTTATGGAGCCAACAAGAAAGTTAAGTATGCCTAAAAGCATCCCATTCCAATAGATGTAAGGTTTGCttctcataaatatttaaaatgtttagaaaGTAGGAGTAGGTTTAAAAAATGATTCAGCACTtttgcaatttttattttgttttaaatggtgTGGCTAAATGTTTCAATCTCACATAAATTAGTGTCTTAGTCCTAACTTTGGAaaacttactttttttccctcaccCATTAAGGTCCAGATACAGAACTATAAGCTTTCAATGTAGGACATGTTTTTCAAAAGGAACTATTCCTGTGCCACAATCTGTGACCAGCTCTCATACATAATACACCTGCAGAACTTGGGTTGTATGAATGTAATGCTTCCAAATCCTCTTGCATAATAGTTTTAGGTGGCCCAAAGAGTTGAAATCTGTCACTGTCATCAATATTTATTGTACATCAAAAGGGTGCATGGCAGTAAGCATTAGCTTTGTTTTCACCAAAACATCTATAAATTAATTATTGATGTTTTTTTGGAAGTACTTTATCACTTCTGTGCACTCTTTTCTACTGGTTACATTTTCCTTGTAGAGTAATGATGAACAGTGGCTTCTCAAATATGAGAAAGACTGTCAGTCCCCAGCCGACCCTTGCTAAAATGCCatgggaagggggaaaaaaaaatcactgctaaATAAACAAATTCTTAAGGGAAACTGTCAATCATTCCTTTTTGCAATCTGTCCCTAACAGTTTGCCTCAGGCTCATTTAAAATGCTATATAAAATTGCTGGCTCAGCTTTCTGCCTTGTATCTGGCAAACCTGACACTGGTTATCAGTTAGGACAGATTCTATGGGAAACACAGTAAATGACAAAGCTAAAACAGAGCTTAATGGTAGAGAAATGCTCAGAAACAGGGACAGATAGGGACCACAGAAGATAGGGAGGATTCTCATTATTTTTGCTGATTATAAAGAGTTCTTTTCTTACATACTTACCCTAAACAAAAAGACATGACTAAAACATCAAATGTATTACTAAAAGTGTTCTGTACAATGTGGGGCTGGCTGGTGAGATTTCACAAACCTGCTCAGCCATCAGACTCCTGTTAAGACTGTGCCCGAGAGGAATGGTGCTTTCCAATTAAAAGCCAGAtgctatgttatacacctgaaattttAGCCTGTTGGCTAGACAGTATTCATCCTTCCACCTACTTTCTCAATCAATCAGTGGAAAAATTCAGACCATTGGGAATATATGTTCCTTTCTGATTTTGAGATTCTTCGGCAAAAGTCATTGCTTCATATACACTATAAAAGAGAaggttttcttcttcctgtttgcAATACTCTCCCCGGGCCAGGGAATCCCTCACGGAGGGATTGCACTGAGCCAGCAGAACCTGAATGCCAACAGCTCTGAAGTCTCTGCGCACCTCTTTCAGTGTGTTGATCCCTGCAGTGTCCAGAAACTGCACTGCACTGCAGTCAATCACCACGGTGTGGAACTCTAAGGGGTCGTGGGAAAGCTGCACTGAAACTTCATCCTGGATTCTACTGAGAGTTGCTATTTCCTTTCTGATCTTTTTCTTTGCTGCCTTCTTCTGAGCTGCCTCCACTAAGACTGGGTTGAGAGTTTTTTTGTATAAAGcagatttaaaatattctttgtttATGTAGTAGAGAGGGGCTACAAAGCGGAAAATCTTGATGCCCGGCTTAGTCCAAAGGTTCTTGTAGGCAGACGTGGATTCAAAGATTTCGGACTCTTTCACCAAGCCAAGCAATGAACTCTTTGGCTTCTGAGTGCGGAGGATGACACAAAACATAGAAAAACAAACCCCGACAAGCAGGCCTATTTCAGTACTTATCAGTGCAGAGGACAGCATAGTAACAAACCAGATAACTGTATCCATTCTGCTAACCTTCCACATCTTGGGCAGATCCTTAAATTTACATAGGGCTCCTCGGAGATTTACAATCGTGATCACACCAAGGACACTCTTCTGAAGGGAATAGAATAATGGAGCTATTACCAAGAGGACCAACAAAAGAACAAGAGCTGTCACCACACCAGAGATCTGAGTCTGGCAGCCTGTGGATTCTTTAACCAATGTCTTTGCAAGAGCTGCGCTAGTAGTAAAGCAGTGGAAGAAGGAAGGGATGATATTGCAAAAGCCAATGGCATACATTTCCTGATTAGCTTTGACTGCGTAGCCATGTTTCTTAGCAAACATCTCAGAAAGTGATACAGTGATAGCAAAACCAATAATAGAAATAGCTATTGCATCCACAGCTACATTAGGAATTAAGTTCCAGTCTGGTGCTTTGGGTGGCAGAAACCCAGTGGGAATATGTCCAGCAATACTGGTGCTGTATTTCTCATTTAGTTTTCCAAAATGAGAGGCTAATGTGGCCGCCACCACGACAATGAGTTCAGTAGGAATCGGTGCCTTGAGCTTGGACTTGAAATGCTCGTTGAGTTCTTTGGTTGGCACAAGAACCAAAAGGCACAAAAGGCTGGTGATAAGATCACAGAGATTAGTCTTATGGATGTTTTTGAAGATATGTATCCAAGTAGTGATGAGTGAGCCCACGCCATTACTCCGAGGAAGGCTGAGCCCAAGGAGGTACTTGGCCTGAGATGTAAGAATAGTGAAGGAGGCACCAGTGACAAATCCACTCAGCAAGGCGTCTGAGAGGTAGACCGAAACAAAGCCCACTTGAAAGAAGCCCATCGCTACCTGAAAGAAAGGATATACATGtgttaaatataaatggaaaaaagccTCTAAATCCTGTATTCCCTTGGCATTTGTGTGGAGACATACCATCAGAGCATCACAGGATGTCAGAGCTAGAAAAAACACAATCATATATCAATCCTCTCATTTTACAAGGAGAGGGCTCATTTTACTGACACTTAGAAGGCTAagcaacttgcccagggtcacactaTTACTCACTAGGCTGAGGCAACACAAGAACTTAGGATTCCTACCTTCTTGTACAATGTTTCTTAAACTTGAATAAGGTTCAGAccactttgaaaaaaattctcaGGAATCCATGAGAACTCATAAAAACTTAAATTGGAAAAGTTCTAATTAAAAAaccttatattttctttaaattacaaatcatttctgtgaatgacaaaaattaaattttaactgataaaacaaaaaaattaaattcacatCAAAATAGAAtcacactttttaaattattatagaaTAACTAAATTGctttgctttacacctgaaactaacattgtaaactgattaataaaaaaaagaaaaaaatttttttaatttaaaaaaattattatagaaCTCTCTTTAACCTCAAATTGAGAAACTACTCTTATCCAATGTTATGCCATATTGCTTCCCATGTTAATTCTGCATCCTCaaagatacattttatttctttatcttttcctcttCCCAATAATTCCTCAGAATTCCATTGCACCCTTCCTCATTCTTGGTGAGGCATactaacaaaaaagcaaaaatgaactcTGAGGAGCACAGCTCTTTCACACTCCAgcctcttctccctctcctcctcatcCAAACACCAAATGGAGTGAGCTACTCTTCCCCTTCCCATATTGGTTCCAAATGTCCGTAACAGAGAAGAGATTTAATGCTGGCAATGACTCCTGGATGCCAAAAGGCAGGAGCTTGATGATAATGGCAGATTAGTGGAGTCTATGGGGGACCCAAGAAGAATTTCATTCTATTCCTTTCTCCTGACTTACAGTATAAAATAGTGGTCCCCAACAGTCCAAGAAAACTACTACCTTTAGTGAGAGTCACCCACTAGAGCAGTAATTCTAAAAGGTGAGGGGGTCGCCTATAGTTTGAAAAACTCTTgcattcctcctctccccaccctcatcaTTACCCTCCTGCTTGTTAATGCTGACTCTACCAATAACCAACCACACATAGTTTCAGGCAAACCCAACAATTCTCgacatataaaattaagaagTTGTACTATGTGGTCTGAGGCCCCTTTCTGGTTTAAATGTTTACaatcaaataattaaaatctgGCTGACAGAGAGTCACTGGTTAAGAGGCAGGCTAGGGTCGAGAAAATAGAAGCAGTCTTGTCTTACCTGTGGAGTCAAACCAGGGTTTAAATTTTGGCTCTACCTCTCATATATCCTGAGCGTTCAATAAATGATAGCTTTAACTATTATGATCTCTAAGGTCCCTTACAGATCTGAGATTTCATATATAGTGATTTCTTAAGCCAGAGACAACCacttactccattgtttcttacCTGATAAACTCCAGCCATAAATGTTACAGTGCTGCCAACTGTAATTGCATAGCAACTTCTGTCACATATCCTGTCTGATTCCTGGTTTAATAATGTGCTCTCATTTGAAACCATTCCTGAAGAAGGAGGAATATGGGCAGTGTCATAGCCGGCTTTTAGTAGTTCTCGGTCAACTACTTCACCAATCATAAGGCACAGTACTCCAAAAATGCCCACAGAGATGTGACGGGAGGTACCAAACAGGAAATAAATGATGCTGGCAAAAAAAGATGTGTACAGACCATAGACAGGTTCTTGGCCAGCCAAGAGAGAATAAGCAATGGATTGGGGCACTAATAAGATGCCCACAATCAAGCCAGACATCACATCtcctaaaatgtttttcttcagcTGGTATTTTGGAAGCCACCGCAGAACAGGAAGAAAATCAAAAATCATATTTTTGGCTTTGGTTGGACTGCACTGGCaacttttttgtagttttttcatGACAAACTGCTTGAAGTTAGTATTTGGTTTCTCTTGAGGCTCCAAATGGATCCTAGGATAAGGTATACATTGATCATTGGCCTCTTCCTTGAAGATAGTACTTGATTCCTTTTCATCCTCCAGACGGATCCTAGATGGAGGACTGTACTGGTCGTCTCCTTCAAGGGAGTCCttgaatgaaaggtcatcttgcCCTTTACTTTCTGAAGACATTTCTGGAGATAGATGCTTCAGCTTCCTACCCCAGAGAAAATACCAGGGTTAACCGATAAAGCTCACACATTTTAACAGTTCTACTTGTCATTCATGACAGTTAAGAGGAGTTCAGTTTTGGAGTAGGTATCTTATGTTTACTTTCCTTAGTTGAGCCTCATTTGTCCTGATCGAGGAAAAAAGAACTGGACCATACACAACCAAGTCAAAGTAAGTAATTCACTGGGTACAGGACTTCCCAAAAGCATAAACCATCAATATTCTTCTCCATCTCTGCCTGGCTCCCCCTGCAGTTTTTCCCTCCAGAAACAGTATTAGGGTAGCCTGTCTCCTCCTTTCTATAAGTTATTAACTGTCTTCTTTTCAGGTTTTTCACTCCCAGGAATACTGCAAAACAGGATCTAGTCTCAAACCTTGATACCTACTTTACCTGTAAGTCCCTGAAACAAGGAAGATTTTTTGCGGGGGGGGGgtcctttttaaataatttactaattgttgaaaacagaaagaaaatatgagtGACAGAAAAGATAAAAGTTTTAGGAAATAACAAGAGACtaggacaacaacaacaaaaaataagtcTTGTAATGAgcataaaagagaaggaaaaagaaacaggccTTCAAAGGAACAGTCTGCCCAATACTTGAGCAAATTATTGCCTCTCTGTTAGCTGTTTGCTTAGCTTAGAATGACCATCCACTTCTCTGCCTATCAAGATCCTAGTCATTTTTAAAACCCAGTGAAAACACTGTCACTCCTACAAAGCACTGACCAAGTTCCCGTAGTACAAATGAATCTGTGTCCCATAGCACTTCACACCTCCATTACAGTACTAACCACACTTGTGTATTAGTTAAGGAAGAGTTTCTCCAGCTCCTGGAGGAAAGGACATCTTGTTCATCACTGTAATTATCATCAGCATACAGTAACTCTGAGATAGTaggtttataaaatatttgaacaaaggaaagaataaatgaataaacaaatttatGACTGTAGCCAGTAAGAGATAAAATATATTGGATAAAGGACTCAGGAAGTCTCCTGTTTCGGAActgacaggggaaaaaaaggcccTCGTGAAGTTCTATAAGCCTAATACTATCAAGATGCCATAATCCAGGACCCATGACCCATTTaagaacaaaatatttgtaaaagtaaTCCACATTAATTTTGTTTAGGATGAAGGGGCTATAGTTGGTTATCCCGCTGAATAAGAGTAAAATAATAGTTAGTTTGATGGTCTTGTGAAGCagttaaggaagaaaagaatagatTTAGATAACCACTTACCCTGAGCAAGTCCGTCAGATTGGAGGATACACACAGCAGCTCTTCACTCCTCAATGCAACTGGTCTATAACTCTCTTCTCACTTCCTACTTGCAGGCCAAACTAGTTTGAGTGCATTCCTTATGACCTTCTATTTTGGAATAGTTCTTACTAATTTCTGGGTCAAAAGACTTTCCCAAACCTAAGATATCCAAAAGAGGCATAAGAAAAAACTAACACAATTCAGACGTTGC
Proteins encoded:
- the SLC26A2 gene encoding sulfate transporter isoform X1, which codes for MKLKHLSPEMSSESKGQDDLSFKDSLEGDDQYSPPSRIRLEDEKESSTIFKEEANDQCIPYPRIHLEPQEKPNTNFKQFVMKKLQKSCQCSPTKAKNMIFDFLPVLRWLPKYQLKKNILGDVMSGLIVGILLVPQSIAYSLLAGQEPVYGLYTSFFASIIYFLFGTSRHISVGIFGVLCLMIGEVVDRELLKAGYDTAHIPPSSGMVSNESTLLNQESDRICDRSCYAITVGSTVTFMAGVYQVAMGFFQVGFVSVYLSDALLSGFVTGASFTILTSQAKYLLGLSLPRSNGVGSLITTWIHIFKNIHKTNLCDLITSLLCLLVLVPTKELNEHFKSKLKAPIPTELIVVVAATLASHFGKLNEKYSTSIAGHIPTGFLPPKAPDWNLIPNVAVDAIAISIIGFAITVSLSEMFAKKHGYAVKANQEMYAIGFCNIIPSFFHCFTTSAALAKTLVKESTGCQTQISGVVTALVLLLVLLVIAPLFYSLQKSVLGVITIVNLRGALCKFKDLPKMWKVSRMDTVIWFVTMLSSALISTEIGLLVGVCFSMFCVILRTQKPKSSLLGLVKESEIFESTSAYKNLWTKPGIKIFRFVAPLYYINKEYFKSALYKKTLNPVLVEAAQKKAAKKKIRKEIATLSRIQDEVSVQLSHDPLEFHTVVIDCSAVQFLDTAGINTLKEVRRDFRAVGIQVLLAQCNPSVRDSLARGEYCKQEEENLLFYSVYEAMTFAEESQNQKGTYIPNGLNFSTD
- the SLC26A2 gene encoding sulfate transporter isoform X2, with the translated sequence MSSESKGQDDLSFKDSLEGDDQYSPPSRIRLEDEKESSTIFKEEANDQCIPYPRIHLEPQEKPNTNFKQFVMKKLQKSCQCSPTKAKNMIFDFLPVLRWLPKYQLKKNILGDVMSGLIVGILLVPQSIAYSLLAGQEPVYGLYTSFFASIIYFLFGTSRHISVGIFGVLCLMIGEVVDRELLKAGYDTAHIPPSSGMVSNESTLLNQESDRICDRSCYAITVGSTVTFMAGVYQVAMGFFQVGFVSVYLSDALLSGFVTGASFTILTSQAKYLLGLSLPRSNGVGSLITTWIHIFKNIHKTNLCDLITSLLCLLVLVPTKELNEHFKSKLKAPIPTELIVVVAATLASHFGKLNEKYSTSIAGHIPTGFLPPKAPDWNLIPNVAVDAIAISIIGFAITVSLSEMFAKKHGYAVKANQEMYAIGFCNIIPSFFHCFTTSAALAKTLVKESTGCQTQISGVVTALVLLLVLLVIAPLFYSLQKSVLGVITIVNLRGALCKFKDLPKMWKVSRMDTVIWFVTMLSSALISTEIGLLVGVCFSMFCVILRTQKPKSSLLGLVKESEIFESTSAYKNLWTKPGIKIFRFVAPLYYINKEYFKSALYKKTLNPVLVEAAQKKAAKKKIRKEIATLSRIQDEVSVQLSHDPLEFHTVVIDCSAVQFLDTAGINTLKEVRRDFRAVGIQVLLAQCNPSVRDSLARGEYCKQEEENLLFYSVYEAMTFAEESQNQKGTYIPNGLNFSTD
- the SLC26A2 gene encoding sulfate transporter isoform X4 produces the protein MKLKHLSPEMSSESKGQDDLSFKDSLEGDDQYSPPSRIRLEDEKESSTIFKEEANDQCIPYPRIHLEPQEKPNTNFKQFVMKKLQKSCQCSPTKAKNMIFDFLPVLRWLPKYQLKKNILGDVMSGLIVGILLVPQSIAYSLLAGQEPVYGLYTSFFASIIYFLFGTSRHISVGIFGVLCLMIGEVVDRELLKAGYDTAHIPPSSGMVSNESTLLNQESDRICDRSCYAITVGSTVTFMAGVYQVAMGFFQVGFVSVYLSDALLSGFVTGASFTILTSQAKYLLGLSLPRSNGVGSLITTWIHIFKNIHKTNLCDLITSLLCLLVLVPTKELNEHFKSKLKAPIPTELIVVVAATLASHFGKLNEKYSTSIAGHIPTGFLPPKAPDWNLIPNVAVDAIAISIIGFAITVSLSEMFAKKHGYAVKANQEMYAIGFCNIIPSFFHCFTTSAALAKTLVKESTGCQTQISGVVTALVLLLVLLVIAPLFYSLQKSVLGVITIVNLRGALCKFKDLPKMWKVSRMDTVIWFVTMLSSALISTEIGLLVGVCFSMFCVILRTQKPKSSLLGLVKESEIFESTSAYKNLWTKPGIKIFRFVAPLYYINKEYFKSALYKKTLNPVLVEAAQKKAAKKKIRKEIATLSRIQDEVSVQLSHDPLEFHTVVIDCSAVQFLDTAGINTLKEAFGSHRRYVGRGSGIMPADLTLCAKWTFRRKMREEIINCVNNPDARW
- the SLC26A2 gene encoding sulfate transporter isoform X3; the protein is MKLKHLSPEMSSESKGQDDLSFKDSLEGDDQYSPPSRIRLEDEKESSTIFKEEANDQCIPYPRIHLEPQEKPNTNFKQFVMKKLQKSCQCSPTKAKNMIFDFLPVLRWLPKYQLKKNILGDVMSGLIVGILLVPQSIAYSLLAGQEPVYGLYTSFFASIIYFLFGTSRHISVGIFGVLCLMIGEVVDRELLKAGYDTAHIPPSSGMVSNESTLLNQESDRICDRSCYAITVGSTVTFMAGVYQVAMGFFQVGFVSVYLSDALLSGFVTGASFTILTSQAKYLLGLSLPRSNGVGSLITTWIHIFKNIHKTNLCDLITSLLCLLVLVPTKELNEHFKSKLKAPIPTELIVVVAATLASHFGKLNEKYSTSIAGHIPTGFLPPKAPDWNLIPNVAVDAIAISIIGFAITVSLSEMFAKKHGYAVKANQEMYAIGFCNIIPSFFHCFTTSAALAKTLVKESTGCQTQISGVVTALVLLLVLLVIAPLFYSLQKSVLGVITIVNLRGALCKFKDLPKMWKVSRMDTVIWFVTMLSSALISTEIGLLVGVCFSMFCVILRTQKPKSSLLGLVKESEIFESTSAYKNLWTKPGIKIFRFVAPLYYINKEYFKSALYKKTLNPVLVEAAQKKAAKKKIRKEIATLSRIQDEVSVQLSHDPLEFHTVVIDCSAVQFLDTAGINTLKEAFGSHRRYVGRGSGIMPADLTLCAKWTFRRKMREEIINCVNNPDARC